One Funiculus sociatus GB2-C1 DNA window includes the following coding sequences:
- the mreC gene encoding rod shape-determining protein MreC, which produces MYTLRRWWVRHGIQVMVAGAAIGSAWFLRQTQGAAMFEVYQLLTRPFQTEAPPQEIRENARVQELQDRLTELQNQNQKLQELLGYVQQRKQKAITAPIVGRTPDNWWQQVTLGRGTEDGIQKDFIVMGTGGLIGRVVEATSHTSRVLLISDPSSRAGAVVSRSRVMGYIRGYGSNRVVMQFFDKVPDVRRGDVVATSSASKLFPPGLPLGRVESVNLEKTPAPEAIIKVTAPISYLEWVVIYPK; this is translated from the coding sequence ATGTATACACTGCGTCGCTGGTGGGTTCGGCACGGCATACAAGTTATGGTGGCGGGGGCAGCTATTGGGAGTGCCTGGTTCCTCCGGCAAACCCAAGGGGCAGCCATGTTTGAGGTTTACCAGTTGCTTACCCGCCCCTTTCAAACTGAAGCCCCGCCACAAGAGATTAGAGAGAATGCCCGCGTACAAGAATTGCAGGATCGCCTGACCGAACTGCAAAACCAAAATCAGAAGTTACAAGAGCTTCTAGGTTATGTACAACAAAGGAAACAGAAGGCGATAACGGCGCCAATAGTCGGGCGTACCCCGGACAATTGGTGGCAACAGGTCACTTTGGGACGTGGCACTGAAGATGGCATCCAAAAAGACTTTATTGTTATGGGTACAGGTGGCTTGATAGGTCGCGTCGTGGAAGCGACATCCCATACCAGCCGCGTCTTGCTGATTAGCGACCCTAGCAGTCGCGCGGGTGCGGTGGTTAGCCGCAGCCGCGTTATGGGTTATATTCGGGGCTACGGCTCTAATAGAGTGGTGATGCAGTTTTTTGACAAAGTGCCGGATGTCCGGCGGGGCGATGTTGTCGCAACATCCTCTGCCAGTAAACTGTTCCCTCCAGGCTTGCCACTGGGTCGCGTCGAGTCTGTAAATTTGGAAAAAACCCCGGCTCCTGAAGCAATTATTAAGGTGACAGCGCCGATTAGTTATTTGGAGTGGGTGGTAATATATCCCAAATAA